GGAGGTGGCGACGACCTCATAGCCGCGCGCCTCCAGCACGGCCTTCTCCATGGCGAGAGTGATCTCGCTGTCGTCAATGAGCAGGATTTTTCGCTTCTCTTGCACGGCGACCTCTTCCTGGGGGGCCTCTTCTAGCCTACGGATCCCTATGACACCAAGGGTTTCCCGTCCCATTGGAATCCAGGGGAGGGATGTTCCGGCAGGTACCTTGCAGGACGGGCGGGCTGCCGGAACATACACATAGGTGTTGCCGGATGGGTCAGGGAGGCGCAGTAAGAGGCGCCCATGCGTCGCGCTCTGACCGGACTGTGCGTGCTGCTGTCCCTCGTGCTGCTGCCGGAGGCCCAGGCCTTCAACGCCGGGCTGGGGGCTCCCCCGTCCACGGTGGACCGGCAGACACCCTACACCGCCGCCAATGGCTTCTTCACCGCGGCCCAGCGGGGCGACTACCCGCTGGCGGCGCACTACCTGGACCTGGACTACCTCCCCACGTCCGAGCAGAAGAAGGAGGGGGCGCGCCTGGCCTGGCGCCTGCGGCTCATCCTGGACGACAAGCTGGCGCCGGAGGTGCTCGACAACCTGAGCAAGGAGCCGGAGGGAGACCCGGAGGACGGCCGCTTCGAGAAGCTCACCGTCCTCACGGCGGGCAAGAACCGCTACCCCATCCAGTTGTCGCGCGTGACGGTCGACGAAGGTGCGCGGGTGTGGGTGTTCAGCCAGTCGACGGTGAAGGCGATCGACGCCATCTACGACTCGTACGAGCCGGAGGTGCTGGGGGTCCCGGTGCCGACGGTGCTCTTCGAGCGGGTGGTGCTGGGGCTGGAGCCCTGGAGGTGGCTGGGGCTGTTGATGACGGTGGTGCTGGCGGGGCTGCTGGCCATGGTGCTGGAGCGGCTGTCGCTGGCGTTGATGGCGAGGCTGGCGAGCTGGACGCGGGTGACGTGGGATGACGCGTTGGTGCCGGCGGGGCAGGGGCCGCTGAAGCTGCTGTACTTCGCGCTGCTGGGAGCGTTGGGGACGGCGCTGCTGCAACTGCCGCCCACGGCGCAGTTCGTGGCGACGCACCTGGTGACCTCGTTCATCATCGTGGCGGTGGCGTGGTTCCTGCTGCGCTTCCTGCGGGTGACGTCGCAGTTCGTCCAGCAGACGGTGACGAAGGAGCCGAAGGACGCGGCGCGAGCGCGAGGGCTGCACACGCAGCTGGTGGTGCTGCGGAGCGTCTTCGAGGCGGCGACCTACATCATCTCGGCGGCGCTGTTGCTCATGCAGTTCGAGACGGTGCGCAACGTGGGGGTGTCGCTGCTGGCGTCGGCGGGAATCGCGGGCCTCGTCATCGGTCTGGCGGCGCAGAAGTCCATCTCGTCGTTGCTGGCGGGCATCCAGCTGTCCATCACGCAGCCGATCCGGATCGGGGATCAGGTGGTGGTGGAGAACGAGTTCGGCACGGTGGAGGAGATCACCCTGACGTACGTGGTGGTGAAGGTGTGGGACGAGCGGAGGCTGGTGGTGCCCATCTCGCAGTTCCTGGACAAGTCCTTCCAGAACTGGAGCAAGGGGGGGCAGAGCATGCTGGGCCCGGTGCAGCTGCTGGTGGACTTCACCGCGGACATGGAGGCGCTGAGGGCGGAGCTGCGGCGCATCCTGGAGAACGAGGGGAAGGAGCTGTGGGATGGGAGGGTGGGCAACGTGGTGGTGGAGGACGTGCTGGACCGGACGCTGAAGGTGCGGGTGCTGGTGAGCGCTCCTCCGGGGGTCCTGTTCGATCTACGGGCCCTGGTGAGGGAGAAGATGATGGTGTACCTGCGAGCGAGGCCAGAGTGGCTACCGACCACGCGCACCGAGCCGAGGCAGGTGGTGCAGCAGCCGCCGGCGGGGGAGCAAGCCCAGTCGGCCCCCCCCGTCACGCCCCGGGCCTGATCTCCCTCTCCCGCCGGGAGAGGGTCGGGGTGAGGGTCGCTCGGGCCCCGGGTTGAACCCCGAGTATGCCCCCTCTCCCTCTGGGAGAGGGCTGGGGTGAGGGTCTACACCGTCAAGCCAGCGCCACCCCCCTACACTGGAGGGGATTCTGTGCTAGGTGTCGGGCCCCCCATGCCTTTCGCGGTAGCCCTCTCCTCCTATTCGTTGATCATCCTGCTGGGCGCCGTCGTGGGAGCGCTGGCGGTGGTGCTGACGCGGGCGCCGACGAAGCTGGTGACGTTCCTGGCGTTCGCGGCGGGGGTGATGTTCGGGGCGGCGTTCTTCCACATGCTGCCGGAGGCGTACCACGGGGGAGGGTTCTGGGCGTTCGCGCTGGTGCCCGCGGGGTTCGTCTTCCTGATGGTGCTGGAGCGGTACGTGCTGACGCATGCGTGCGAGGAGCCGCCGGAGTGCAAGGAGCACGTGCACGGGCGCACGCTGGGGCTGACGGCGTTCCTGGGGCTGTCGGCGCATACGCTGTTCGACGGCATCGCGCTGGGCTCGGCGGTGAAGGAGGGGGTGGGGCTGATGGCGTTGCTGGCGATCACCTCGCACAAGGTGCCCTCGTCGCTGTCGCTGGCGTCCATCCTCAAGGCGGAGGGGAAGAGCTCGAGGAGCATCCTGGGGCTGTCGGTGGTGTACGGGCTGATGGTGCCGGTGGGGGCGCTGCTGTACATCGCCTTCGACACGGTGCTGCGCTTCGAGGCGCTGGCGCCGAGGGCGCTGGCCTTCTCCGCGGGCACCTTCCTGTACGTGTCGGTGTCGGACCTGCTGCCGCACGTGAACCGGCACGGGAAGGACAACCGGGGGCGCAACCTGGTGGCGCTGGCGGCGGGCCTGCTGCTGATGTTGGCGCTGTCACAGGTGGCGGAGTTCCCCGGACACTGAGCGCACGCTCGCGGTCCAGCGGGGCCAACGGCCATGGTATGAGCGGCCGGAACGAGCAGCGCTGGGCCGCTCGGATGCCCCCACGGGTGCATGGGGCACCGCGAGGGTCCACCCTGTTCGTGGGAACGACAGGGAGGACACCATGCTGACCGTCGAGGAACTGATGACCCGGGACCTGGTCACCCTGAAGGAGGACGACGACATCGTCCGGGGGGATGACCTGCTGGCCGAGTACGACATCCGTCACCTTCCGGTGGTGAAGGACGGGAGGCTGGTGGGGCTGGTGAGCCACCGGGATTTGATTCGAGCACTGGCGCGTCAGGAGCGGGCGCCGGGAGCGCCGCCCCAGCAGGTGCGGGACATCATGACGCGCTCGGTGGAGACGCTGAAGCCGCGGAGTTCGGTGCGCGAGGCCATCCACAAGATGCTCGACCACAAGTTCGGGTGCGTGCCGGTGGTGGAGGATGGAGACCGGCTGGTGGGCATCCTCACGGAGACGGACCTCATCCGGCTCGCCGGGAAGCTGTTGGACCGGGAAGAGCGGTAGGGCGTGAGGGGAGCCGGGGCACGCGAGTGGTCCCCGGCTTGATTTTCAGCGGGCAGGGCCGAGGATGCGCGCCGCCGCGAGGGCGCGGCACCCGGCCCCATGGAACGACGCTCCGACTGGTACGACCACCCCGAGTATTACGAGGCCATCTTTGGAACGGACACCGAGCGGGAGCTGGACTTCCTGCTGGAGGTGAGCCGTCGCTACGGGACGGGAGGCAAGAGGCTGCTCGAGCCCGCGTGCGGAGCGGGCCGGCTGGTGGCGGAGGCCGCGCGCCGGGGCCTGCAGGTGGTGGGCTACGACATCTCCGAGAAGATGCTGGCGCACGCGCGCCAGCGGCTGACTCCGGCCGAGCGCCGGAGGGTGCGGCTCTACCCGTCACGGATGGAGGACTTCTTCCGGCCGGAGCTGGAGGGGCGGGTGGACCTGGCGTTCAACCTGGTGTCCACGTTCCGCTACCTGGACAGCGAGAAGGCGGCGCTGGAGCACCTGGAGGGGACGCGGCGGCTGCTCCATCCCGAGGGCCTGTACGTGCTCGGCTTCCACCTCACGGACTACGAACGGAGGAAGGCGGAGCACGAGCGCTGGGTGGAGAAGCTGGGGAAGGACACGGTGGTGTGCAACACCCACGAGGGGTTGCCGGACCGGCGCCTGAGACGCTCGGCCATGCGCAACCGGCTGCGGATTACCGGGCCGGGGAAGAACCTGCTCATCGAGACGCATTGGTACTTCCGCACGTATGACCTGACACAGGCCCGGCGCCTGTTCCGGAGGGCGGGGCTCCAGGTGCTGGAGGTCTTCGACTTCGACTACCAGGTGGAGGCTCCGCGGAAGCGAGGGGAGATCCGCCTCGACAGCATCTTCGTCCTCCGGCCCGTGTGAGAGACATGTCCCTCGAGACCCTCATC
This is a stretch of genomic DNA from Archangium violaceum. It encodes these proteins:
- a CDS encoding mechanosensitive ion channel family protein; this translates as MRRALTGLCVLLSLVLLPEAQAFNAGLGAPPSTVDRQTPYTAANGFFTAAQRGDYPLAAHYLDLDYLPTSEQKKEGARLAWRLRLILDDKLAPEVLDNLSKEPEGDPEDGRFEKLTVLTAGKNRYPIQLSRVTVDEGARVWVFSQSTVKAIDAIYDSYEPEVLGVPVPTVLFERVVLGLEPWRWLGLLMTVVLAGLLAMVLERLSLALMARLASWTRVTWDDALVPAGQGPLKLLYFALLGALGTALLQLPPTAQFVATHLVTSFIIVAVAWFLLRFLRVTSQFVQQTVTKEPKDAARARGLHTQLVVLRSVFEAATYIISAALLLMQFETVRNVGVSLLASAGIAGLVIGLAAQKSISSLLAGIQLSITQPIRIGDQVVVENEFGTVEEITLTYVVVKVWDERRLVVPISQFLDKSFQNWSKGGQSMLGPVQLLVDFTADMEALRAELRRILENEGKELWDGRVGNVVVEDVLDRTLKVRVLVSAPPGVLFDLRALVREKMMVYLRARPEWLPTTRTEPRQVVQQPPAGEQAQSAPPVTPRA
- a CDS encoding ZIP family metal transporter, whose protein sequence is MPFAVALSSYSLIILLGAVVGALAVVLTRAPTKLVTFLAFAAGVMFGAAFFHMLPEAYHGGGFWAFALVPAGFVFLMVLERYVLTHACEEPPECKEHVHGRTLGLTAFLGLSAHTLFDGIALGSAVKEGVGLMALLAITSHKVPSSLSLASILKAEGKSSRSILGLSVVYGLMVPVGALLYIAFDTVLRFEALAPRALAFSAGTFLYVSVSDLLPHVNRHGKDNRGRNLVALAAGLLLMLALSQVAEFPGH
- a CDS encoding CBS domain-containing protein, coding for MLTVEELMTRDLVTLKEDDDIVRGDDLLAEYDIRHLPVVKDGRLVGLVSHRDLIRALARQERAPGAPPQQVRDIMTRSVETLKPRSSVREAIHKMLDHKFGCVPVVEDGDRLVGILTETDLIRLAGKLLDREER
- a CDS encoding class I SAM-dependent methyltransferase; amino-acid sequence: MERRSDWYDHPEYYEAIFGTDTERELDFLLEVSRRYGTGGKRLLEPACGAGRLVAEAARRGLQVVGYDISEKMLAHARQRLTPAERRRVRLYPSRMEDFFRPELEGRVDLAFNLVSTFRYLDSEKAALEHLEGTRRLLHPEGLYVLGFHLTDYERRKAEHERWVEKLGKDTVVCNTHEGLPDRRLRRSAMRNRLRITGPGKNLLIETHWYFRTYDLTQARRLFRRAGLQVLEVFDFDYQVEAPRKRGEIRLDSIFVLRPV